A genomic stretch from Rhabdothermincola salaria includes:
- the purF gene encoding amidophosphoribosyltransferase, giving the protein MSVPSSTSPSTAVEADGDPDADTPKEACGVFGVYAPGQPVSHLTYLGLYALQHRGQEAAGMAVSDGNTITVVKDMGLVSNAFDDRTLAALNGHLAIGHTRYSTTGSSTWRNAQPVYRDMGDHTVALGHNGNLVNTEELAEEAGMLPGTVTSDSDLMAELIAAELGKHPDSSSDGRALERAMLAVLGRLKGAFSVVAMDEGHVIGVRDPHGFRPLCLGKLDQGWVLASESPALDVLGAHFVRELEPGEMIVIDATGYRSVRVFPAGQVDPRLCLFEFVYFARPDTRLYGRSVHGARVRMGEQLAEQAPVEADLVMGVPESGIPAAEGYARRSGISYGQGLVKNRYIGRTFIAPNQEMRALGVRMKLNPLRDNIAGKRLVVVDDSIVRGTTTRGMVSMLREAGALEVHLRISSPPYKWPCFYGMDTGARSELLAAHMSVDEIREYLNVDSIAYLNLDRLITATGAVGAGFCDACLTGEYPVEVPVSLTKGVLEVAAPAAAEVSESTFSALLRGEGELPADRARAHRDGGDGVEVISDGSGGFDDGPARG; this is encoded by the coding sequence ATGAGCGTTCCGTCGTCCACGTCGCCGTCGACAGCCGTCGAGGCCGACGGCGACCCCGACGCCGACACCCCCAAGGAGGCCTGCGGGGTCTTCGGGGTCTACGCCCCCGGCCAGCCGGTCTCCCACCTCACCTACCTCGGCCTCTACGCCCTTCAGCACCGCGGCCAGGAGGCCGCCGGCATGGCGGTGAGCGACGGCAACACCATCACCGTGGTCAAGGACATGGGCCTCGTGTCCAACGCCTTCGACGACCGCACGCTCGCCGCCCTCAACGGTCACCTCGCCATCGGCCACACCCGCTACTCGACCACCGGGTCGAGCACGTGGCGCAACGCCCAGCCCGTCTACCGCGACATGGGCGACCACACCGTCGCCCTGGGCCACAACGGCAACCTGGTCAACACCGAGGAGCTGGCCGAGGAGGCCGGCATGCTGCCGGGCACCGTCACCAGCGACAGCGACCTCATGGCCGAGCTCATCGCCGCCGAGCTGGGCAAGCACCCGGACTCCTCCTCCGACGGCCGGGCCCTCGAGCGGGCCATGTTGGCCGTGCTGGGTCGCCTGAAGGGCGCCTTCTCCGTGGTGGCCATGGACGAGGGCCACGTCATCGGGGTGCGCGATCCCCACGGGTTCCGACCGCTGTGCCTGGGCAAGCTCGACCAGGGCTGGGTGCTGGCCTCGGAGAGCCCGGCGCTCGACGTGCTCGGGGCCCACTTCGTGCGCGAGCTCGAGCCGGGCGAGATGATCGTCATCGACGCCACCGGCTACCGGTCGGTGCGGGTCTTCCCGGCCGGGCAGGTCGATCCTCGCCTCTGCCTGTTCGAGTTCGTCTACTTCGCCCGGCCCGACACCCGCCTCTACGGGCGCAGCGTGCACGGCGCCCGGGTGCGCATGGGCGAGCAGCTGGCCGAGCAGGCCCCGGTCGAGGCCGACCTGGTGATGGGCGTGCCCGAGTCGGGCATCCCCGCGGCCGAGGGCTACGCCCGCCGCAGCGGCATCTCCTACGGCCAGGGGCTGGTCAAGAACCGCTACATCGGCCGTACCTTCATCGCACCCAACCAGGAGATGCGGGCCCTCGGCGTGCGCATGAAGCTCAACCCGCTGCGCGACAACATCGCCGGCAAGCGCTTGGTGGTCGTCGACGACTCCATCGTGCGGGGCACCACCACGCGGGGCATGGTGTCGATGCTGCGTGAGGCCGGGGCGCTCGAGGTGCACCTGCGCATCTCGTCGCCGCCCTACAAGTGGCCGTGCTTCTACGGCATGGACACCGGTGCCCGCTCCGAGCTGCTGGCCGCCCACATGAGCGTGGACGAGATCCGTGAGTACCTCAACGTCGACTCCATCGCCTACCTGAACCTCGATCGCCTCATCACGGCCACGGGGGCGGTGGGGGCCGGGTTCTGCGACGCCTGCCTCACCGGCGAGTACCCCGTCGAGGTCCCGGTCAGCCTCACCAAGGGCGTGCTCGAGGTGGCGGCCCCGGCGGCGGCGGAGGTGTCCGAGTCCACGTTCTCGGCGTTGCTGCGGGGCGAGGGCGAGCTCCCGGCCGACCGGGCCCGCGCCCATCGAGACGGTGGCGACGGCGTCGAGGTCATCTCCGACGGATCCGGTGGGTTCGACGACGGGCCCGCCCGTGGCTGA
- the purM gene encoding phosphoribosylformylglycinamidine cyclo-ligase, whose translation MADPTGETYAAAGVSIDAGEEAVSRIKDKVRSTFRPEVIGDIGGFGGLFELDLARYRRPVLVSSTDGVGTKALVAQATDRFTTIGIDLVAMCVDDLVCQGAEPLFFLDYIAVGRLDPDHIEQLVEGVAEGCRQAGCALVGGEMAEHPGAMEPGEFDLVGFAVGVAERDRLVTGQTVSVGDVLIGLPSPNLRSNGYSLARRVLLERAGLPLDGPAYDGAHHSLADELLAPSVIYSPTVTALLEAVDVRAVAHITGGGIPGNLNRVLAPGTAAEVDRGSWESPRIFGEIQRLGQVSDDEMAKVFNLGIGMVVVVPPDDAYKALDLARARGHRAMELGRIIEGDGTVRLI comes from the coding sequence GTGGCTGACCCCACCGGGGAGACCTACGCCGCGGCCGGTGTCAGCATCGACGCCGGCGAGGAAGCCGTCTCGCGCATCAAGGACAAGGTCCGCTCCACCTTCCGGCCCGAGGTCATCGGCGACATCGGTGGGTTCGGCGGGCTCTTCGAGCTCGACCTGGCCCGTTACCGCCGACCGGTGCTGGTGTCCTCCACCGACGGTGTCGGCACCAAAGCGCTGGTGGCGCAGGCCACCGACCGCTTCACCACCATCGGCATCGACCTGGTGGCCATGTGCGTCGACGACCTGGTGTGTCAGGGGGCCGAGCCGCTGTTCTTCCTCGACTACATCGCGGTGGGGCGCCTCGACCCCGACCACATCGAGCAGCTGGTCGAAGGGGTGGCCGAGGGCTGCCGCCAGGCCGGGTGCGCGCTCGTCGGTGGCGAGATGGCCGAGCACCCCGGCGCCATGGAGCCCGGCGAGTTCGACCTCGTCGGCTTCGCCGTCGGCGTGGCCGAGCGCGATCGCCTCGTCACCGGGCAGACCGTCAGCGTGGGCGACGTGCTCATCGGCCTGCCCTCGCCGAACCTGCGCTCCAACGGGTACTCGCTGGCGCGGCGGGTGCTGCTCGAGCGGGCCGGACTGCCCCTCGACGGTCCGGCCTACGACGGCGCCCACCACTCCCTCGCCGACGAGCTGTTGGCCCCCTCGGTCATCTACTCGCCCACCGTCACCGCGCTGCTCGAGGCGGTCGACGTGCGAGCGGTGGCCCACATCACCGGTGGTGGCATCCCCGGCAACCTCAACCGGGTCCTGGCGCCGGGCACCGCCGCCGAGGTCGACCGGGGCTCGTGGGAGTCGCCGCGCATCTTCGGCGAGATCCAGCGTCTCGGCCAGGTGTCCGACGACGAGATGGCCAAGGTGTTCAACCTCGGCATCGGCATGGTCGTCGTGGTGCCCCCCGACGACGCCTACAAGGCGCTCGACCTGGCCCGCGCCCGGGGCCACCGGGCCATGGAGCTGGGTCGCATCATCGAAGGCGACGGCACCGTCCGCCTGATCTGA
- the pyrE gene encoding orotate phosphoribosyltransferase, translated as MTETVDPKQALVDHLLRHSVRTGDFTLKSGRKSSWFIDSKQTACRPDGLLLMADVGLDLVPDDVTAVGGLTVGADPVAYGLAAVAATRGRALKSFTIRKEAKDHGVAGRLAGALEPGDKVVITEDTVTRGTSSIEALRVVRELGAEPVMVLVLVDRGGTCAAMADAEGVAFRAMVTAPELGFDYEGV; from the coding sequence GTGACCGAGACAGTTGATCCCAAGCAGGCCCTCGTCGACCACCTCCTGCGCCACTCCGTGCGCACCGGGGACTTCACGTTGAAGTCGGGCCGCAAGAGCAGCTGGTTCATCGACTCCAAGCAGACGGCCTGTCGTCCCGACGGCCTGTTGCTCATGGCCGACGTGGGTCTGGACCTGGTGCCCGACGACGTCACCGCGGTGGGTGGGCTCACCGTCGGCGCCGATCCGGTGGCCTACGGCCTGGCGGCCGTGGCCGCCACCCGGGGTCGGGCGCTGAAGTCCTTCACCATCCGCAAGGAGGCCAAGGACCACGGGGTGGCCGGGCGCCTGGCCGGCGCCCTCGAGCCGGGCGACAAGGTGGTGATCACCGAGGACACCGTCACCCGCGGCACCTCCTCGATCGAGGCGCTCCGGGTGGTGCGCGAGCTGGGCGCCGAACCGGTGATGGTCCTCGTGCTCGTCGATCGGGGCGGCACCTGTGCCGCCATGGCCGACGCCGAAGGGGTGGCCTTCCGGGCCATGGTCACCGCCCCCGAGCTGGGCTTCGACTACGAGGGCGTCTGA
- a CDS encoding NAD-dependent malic enzyme, which yields MADTPTAAFSVRLRVRLDNQPGALGRLAAAIGAVGGNIAALEGFEAKKSFLDEDIVVDCTSEDHQQQVLEAARSCDGIEVLEWDDRTFTLHDGGKTEVVSRIAVRDAADLSMAYTPGVARVCKAIEADPAKVHELTIKKNTVAIVSDGTAVLGLGDIGPEAAMPVMEGKALLFKEFAGVDGFPICLDTNSADEIVEAVQRIAPTFGGINLEDIAAPVCFEVEDRLKELLDIPVFHDDQHGTAVVVLAALVNSLKLVDKKMEDLKVVIAGVGAAGVAISKILMEAGVPWIVGCDRQGAVYQGRGGLNVAKEWFAEHTNPDNVTGSLAECMPGTDLFIGVSGPGLISVADVEGMAKDPIVFALANPDPEIRPEVIQHVGGVVATGRSDFPNQINNVLCFPGIFRGALDAGATTITEGMKLAAAEAIAMAVPDAELAPDFVIPSVFDRSVAPLVAAAAAEAAVRDGVVRG from the coding sequence ATGGCTGACACTCCCACTGCTGCGTTCTCCGTCCGACTGCGCGTGCGCCTCGACAACCAGCCCGGTGCGCTGGGTCGACTGGCCGCGGCCATCGGCGCGGTAGGCGGCAACATCGCCGCGCTCGAGGGGTTCGAGGCCAAGAAGTCGTTCCTCGACGAGGACATCGTCGTCGACTGCACCAGCGAAGACCATCAGCAGCAGGTGCTCGAGGCGGCCCGGTCGTGCGACGGCATCGAGGTCCTCGAGTGGGACGACCGCACCTTCACCCTCCACGACGGCGGCAAGACCGAGGTCGTGAGCCGCATCGCCGTGCGCGACGCGGCCGACCTGTCCATGGCCTACACGCCCGGTGTGGCCCGGGTCTGCAAGGCCATCGAGGCCGATCCGGCCAAGGTGCACGAGCTCACCATCAAGAAGAACACGGTGGCCATCGTCAGCGACGGCACCGCAGTGCTGGGCCTGGGCGACATCGGCCCCGAGGCCGCCATGCCCGTCATGGAGGGCAAGGCCCTGCTGTTCAAGGAGTTCGCCGGCGTCGACGGCTTCCCCATCTGCCTCGACACCAACAGCGCCGACGAGATCGTGGAGGCCGTGCAGCGCATCGCCCCCACCTTCGGGGGCATCAACCTCGAGGACATCGCCGCCCCGGTGTGCTTCGAGGTGGAGGACCGCCTCAAGGAGCTGCTCGACATCCCGGTGTTCCACGACGACCAGCACGGCACCGCCGTGGTGGTGCTCGCCGCCCTGGTCAACTCGCTCAAGCTGGTCGACAAGAAGATGGAGGACCTCAAGGTCGTCATCGCCGGCGTCGGCGCCGCCGGGGTGGCCATCTCCAAGATCCTCATGGAGGCCGGGGTGCCCTGGATCGTGGGCTGCGACCGCCAGGGCGCCGTCTACCAGGGGCGCGGTGGGCTCAACGTGGCCAAGGAGTGGTTCGCCGAGCACACCAACCCCGACAACGTGACCGGCAGCCTGGCCGAGTGCATGCCCGGCACCGACCTGTTCATCGGTGTCAGCGGCCCGGGCCTCATCTCGGTGGCCGACGTCGAGGGCATGGCCAAGGACCCGATCGTGTTCGCCCTGGCCAACCCCGACCCGGAGATCCGACCCGAGGTCATCCAGCACGTGGGCGGCGTGGTCGCCACCGGCCGCAGCGACTTCCCGAACCAGATCAACAACGTGCTGTGCTTCCCGGGCATCTTCCGGGGCGCCCTCGACGCCGGTGCCACCACCATCACCGAGGGCATGAAGCTGGCGGCGGCCGAGGCGATCGCCATGGCCGTGCCCGACGCCGAGCTGGCCCCCGACTTCGTCATCCCGTCGGTGTTCGACCGCAGCGTCGCCCCGCTGGTGGCCGCCGCCGCCGCCGAGGCCGCCGTGCGCGACGGCGTCGTCCGGGGGTAG
- a CDS encoding alpha/beta hydrolase, whose protein sequence is MVIDFLGSTGFSFSGDLSPDELRNLGGASIPSPVELASIVDRTIPGPGGELPVRIYRPNDDQSLPVVVFFHGGGWVIGGLDSHDHLARVLANKADCVVVAVDYRLAPEAKFPAAADDAVAAFEWVLDNAAELGVDTDRVAVAGDSAGGNLAAVVAVHARDTDRVEVVQQVLIYPVTDGTCDRPSMTDNAEGYFLTRDGMEWFHGHYANDDADRTHPRYSPILADLKGVAPAVVVTAEYDPLRDQGRAFAEALTEAGVEAEYHEFEGMFHGFFSMDAGIDAAGDAQDKVAAALREAFSA, encoded by the coding sequence ATGGTGATCGATTTCCTCGGCTCCACGGGGTTCTCGTTCTCGGGCGACCTCTCGCCCGACGAGCTGAGGAACCTCGGGGGTGCGTCCATCCCCAGCCCCGTCGAGCTGGCCAGCATCGTCGACCGCACCATCCCCGGACCGGGGGGAGAGCTCCCGGTGCGCATCTACCGGCCCAACGACGACCAGTCGCTGCCGGTGGTGGTGTTCTTCCACGGTGGCGGGTGGGTCATCGGTGGTCTCGACTCCCACGACCACCTGGCGCGGGTGCTGGCCAACAAGGCCGACTGCGTGGTGGTGGCCGTCGACTACCGGTTGGCTCCCGAGGCCAAGTTCCCGGCGGCGGCCGACGATGCGGTGGCCGCCTTCGAGTGGGTGCTCGACAACGCCGCCGAGCTCGGTGTCGACACCGACCGGGTGGCCGTCGCCGGCGACAGCGCCGGTGGGAACCTGGCCGCGGTGGTGGCGGTGCACGCCCGTGACACCGACCGGGTGGAGGTCGTCCAGCAGGTCCTCATCTACCCGGTCACCGACGGCACCTGCGACCGACCGTCGATGACCGACAACGCCGAGGGCTACTTCCTCACCCGTGACGGCATGGAGTGGTTCCACGGCCACTACGCCAACGACGACGCCGACCGCACCCATCCCCGCTACTCGCCCATCCTGGCCGACCTGAAGGGCGTCGCCCCGGCCGTGGTGGTGACCGCCGAGTACGACCCGTTGCGCGACCAGGGGCGGGCGTTCGCCGAGGCCCTCACCGAGGCGGGCGTCGAGGCCGAGTACCACGAGTTCGAGGGCATGTTCCACGGCTTCTTCTCCATGGATGCCGGCATCGACGCCGCCGGCGACGCCCAGGACAAGGTGGCCGCCGCCCTGCGCGAGGCCTTCTCGGCCTGA
- a CDS encoding DUF6782 family putative metallopeptidase, with protein MTATYPPGPPSPVGASPSGPPGRDPDRGPRVVTTLAVAAGALLLVVAGAVSVLALRADGGPPPEVVARGVDEGTDAGADGWDPRLEVFAEFVAEFRGRPFLEPVPVEFLDDDDFRAAVTDASGDLDDEDRAALDVSTAQLRALGLITAEEDLLDQYDQLMGEGTLAFYDTETDAVTVRGTEIDAATGVTLVHELTHAWQDQHLGLDRLDDLDDQPAANLRTLAEGDASRVEDAYVATLDSAERRDYEARMSQMGSAAMGALAGVPDVLQAGFALPYAVGPPFVAILADEGGNGAVDDALADPPTTDAELLDPAVFFGGFEPVEVTNPAPLDGQEILDEGPFGAISLLMALSERLDPREVLVGLEGWAGDASTTYRLDDRPCTEIVATGTDEAATAELAELFTAWADAGPPGAASAGLEGDRASLRSCEPDGGTTPSGERVMLGVQYAALRLTLVQQALGEAHLDIDEATCFASELTTQISPDELTGGGTLSEAEAQRRGTQAAITCFR; from the coding sequence ATGACCGCGACGTACCCGCCCGGGCCACCGTCCCCGGTGGGTGCCTCGCCCAGCGGGCCTCCTGGTCGAGATCCCGACCGGGGCCCGCGGGTCGTCACCACGCTGGCCGTGGCCGCGGGTGCGCTCCTCCTCGTGGTCGCCGGCGCCGTGTCGGTGCTGGCCCTGCGCGCCGACGGGGGCCCACCCCCCGAGGTCGTGGCCCGGGGGGTCGACGAGGGCACCGACGCCGGCGCCGACGGCTGGGATCCCCGCCTCGAGGTCTTCGCCGAGTTCGTCGCCGAGTTCCGGGGCCGGCCCTTCCTCGAGCCCGTTCCCGTGGAGTTCCTCGATGACGACGACTTTCGAGCCGCCGTCACCGACGCCAGCGGCGACCTCGACGACGAGGACCGTGCCGCGCTCGACGTGAGCACCGCCCAGCTCCGGGCGCTCGGCCTCATCACCGCGGAAGAGGACCTCCTCGACCAGTACGACCAGCTCATGGGCGAGGGCACCCTGGCCTTCTACGACACCGAGACCGACGCCGTCACCGTGCGGGGCACCGAGATCGACGCCGCCACCGGGGTCACCCTCGTCCACGAGCTCACCCACGCCTGGCAGGACCAGCACCTCGGGCTCGACCGCCTCGACGACCTCGACGACCAGCCCGCGGCCAACCTGCGCACCCTCGCCGAGGGCGACGCCAGCCGGGTCGAAGACGCCTACGTGGCCACCCTCGACTCGGCCGAGCGCCGCGACTACGAGGCGCGCATGTCCCAGATGGGGTCGGCGGCGATGGGCGCCCTGGCCGGTGTGCCCGACGTGCTCCAGGCCGGCTTCGCCCTGCCCTACGCGGTCGGGCCCCCGTTCGTGGCCATCCTCGCCGACGAAGGCGGCAACGGCGCCGTCGACGACGCCCTGGCCGACCCACCCACCACCGACGCCGAGCTGCTCGACCCCGCCGTCTTCTTCGGTGGCTTCGAGCCGGTCGAGGTCACCAACCCTGCTCCCCTCGACGGCCAGGAGATCCTCGACGAGGGGCCCTTCGGCGCCATCTCGTTGCTGATGGCGCTGTCCGAGCGCCTCGACCCCCGCGAGGTGCTCGTCGGGCTCGAGGGGTGGGCCGGCGACGCCTCCACCACGTACCGCCTCGACGACCGACCGTGCACCGAGATCGTGGCCACCGGCACCGACGAGGCCGCCACCGCGGAGCTGGCCGAGCTGTTCACCGCCTGGGCCGATGCCGGCCCGCCCGGAGCGGCCTCCGCCGGGCTCGAAGGCGACCGGGCCTCGCTGCGGTCCTGCGAGCCCGACGGTGGCACCACGCCGTCAGGGGAGCGGGTCATGCTGGGCGTGCAGTACGCCGCCCTGCGCCTCACGCTCGTCCAGCAGGCCCTCGGCGAGGCCCACCTCGACATCGACGAGGCCACCTGCTTCGCCAGCGAGCTCACCACCCAGATCAGCCCCGACGAGCTGACGGGCGGCGGGACGCTCTCCGAGGCCGAAGCCCAACGACGAGGCACCCAAGCGGCCATCACCTGCTTCCGCTGA
- a CDS encoding DUF2017 family protein produces MGLFSRRRVRAVDSDTFTIRLDDTERAVLSDVCEQLRVAIEHDDATPALRRLFPMAHASDAEQEAQYQEMVHDDLRTKRLADLTTLIDGAQATQLDREALEQWMTAINAVRLVFGTTLDVGEEEPDALDPEDPETPALIVYHFLGALLQDIVEALGETL; encoded by the coding sequence GTGGGCCTGTTCTCCCGACGGCGGGTGCGTGCCGTCGACTCTGACACCTTCACCATCCGTCTCGACGACACCGAACGGGCCGTGCTGTCCGACGTGTGCGAGCAGCTCCGGGTGGCGATCGAGCACGACGACGCCACCCCCGCCCTGCGCCGGCTGTTCCCCATGGCCCATGCCTCCGACGCCGAGCAGGAGGCGCAGTACCAGGAGATGGTGCACGACGACCTGCGCACCAAGCGCCTCGCCGACCTCACCACCTTGATCGACGGGGCCCAGGCCACCCAGCTCGACCGCGAGGCGCTCGAGCAGTGGATGACGGCCATCAACGCCGTGCGCCTGGTGTTCGGCACCACCCTCGACGTCGGGGAGGAGGAGCCGGACGCCCTCGACCCCGAAGACCCCGAGACCCCGGCGCTGATCGTGTACCACTTCCTCGGCGCCCTGCTGCAGGACATCGTAGAGGCCCTCGGCGAGACCCTCTGA
- the clpS gene encoding ATP-dependent Clp protease adapter ClpS produces the protein MESPVEVEEATPDDLAELDQPWVVLVWNDPINLMSYVTFVLQKLFGYSREHAESLMLDVHEKGRAVVSTGTKEKAELDVFRLHEHGLWATMQKD, from the coding sequence GTGGAGAGCCCCGTCGAGGTCGAGGAGGCCACGCCCGACGACCTCGCCGAGCTCGACCAGCCGTGGGTGGTGCTGGTCTGGAACGACCCCATCAACTTGATGAGCTACGTCACCTTCGTGCTGCAGAAGCTCTTCGGCTACAGCCGCGAGCACGCCGAGTCGCTCATGCTCGACGTGCACGAGAAGGGTCGGGCGGTGGTGTCCACCGGCACCAAGGAGAAGGCCGAGCTCGACGTCTTCCGCCTCCACGAGCACGGCCTGTGGGCCACCATGCAGAAGGACTGA
- a CDS encoding COX15/CtaA family protein, producing the protein MRLPRLSPRAYQRITLLAALALAFIIVTGAGVRLTGSGLGCSTWPKCEETQFVAPLEYHALVEFVNRLITGLVSAAVALAVLGSLLRTPRRRDLTWWSLGLVAGVLAQIVLGGLTVLFHLSPPFVIGHFLLSMVLMWNAVVLHERAGHDGSKGLPLVPRRVRMLGRTLVAAAAVVLVSGTIVTGTGPHGGDETVERLPFDLMEVARIHSLLVWAFLALALWTLWELHRSGAPLGVDRRAKVLVGAIVVQGAIGYVQYFGGVPPLVVALHIVGSIVVWVAVLRFHLGLTAHPLEPPEGHRPTTVTPPTDSLVAPTG; encoded by the coding sequence GTGCGCCTGCCGCGTCTCTCCCCCCGGGCCTACCAGCGCATCACCCTGCTGGCGGCGCTGGCTCTGGCCTTCATCATCGTCACCGGCGCGGGTGTGCGCCTGACGGGCTCGGGCCTCGGCTGCTCCACGTGGCCCAAGTGCGAGGAGACGCAGTTCGTCGCCCCGCTCGAGTACCACGCCCTCGTGGAGTTCGTGAACAGGCTCATCACCGGCCTGGTGTCGGCGGCGGTGGCCCTCGCCGTGCTCGGCTCGCTGCTGCGCACCCCGCGCCGCCGGGACCTGACCTGGTGGTCGCTGGGCCTGGTGGCCGGGGTGCTCGCCCAGATCGTGCTCGGTGGCCTCACGGTGCTGTTCCACCTCTCGCCGCCGTTCGTCATCGGCCACTTCCTGCTGTCGATGGTGCTCATGTGGAACGCGGTGGTGCTGCACGAGCGGGCCGGCCACGACGGTTCCAAGGGCCTCCCGCTCGTCCCGCGGCGCGTCCGCATGCTCGGGCGGACGCTGGTGGCGGCTGCCGCCGTGGTGCTGGTGTCGGGCACCATCGTCACCGGCACCGGTCCCCACGGCGGCGACGAGACCGTCGAGCGCCTGCCCTTCGACCTCATGGAGGTGGCCCGCATCCACTCGCTGCTGGTGTGGGCGTTCCTGGCTCTCGCGCTGTGGACCTTGTGGGAGCTGCACCGCAGCGGCGCGCCGCTCGGGGTCGACCGTCGGGCCAAGGTGCTGGTCGGCGCCATCGTGGTGCAGGGGGCGATCGGCTACGTGCAGTACTTCGGGGGCGTCCCGCCGCTCGTCGTGGCCCTGCACATCGTGGGCAGCATCGTGGTGTGGGTGGCCGTGCTGCGCTTCCACCTGGGGCTCACCGCCCACCCGCTCGAGCCGCCCGAGGGCCACCGCCCCACCACCGTCACTCCCCCGACCGACAGCCTTGTCGCTCCCACCGGGTGA
- a CDS encoding heme o synthase codes for MKTAARASFRTRLQGYVALTKPRIIELLLITTVPTMIVAEEGLPSVWLMAATVIGGTFSAGGANAINMYVDRDIDALMKRTAKRPLVTGVLTPRAALTFAVGLEVVAFAWLWLFVNLLSAVLAVAACLFYVFVYTLWLKRRSTSNIVIGGAAGAAPVLIGWSAVTDSLAWPPVVLFAIIFFWTPPHFWALAIRYKDDYSAADVPMLPSVATFRDTSIQILAYTVLVWALTLVFAPVAGVGWIYVVSAVVLGAVFTALAVQLLRTGSSAVAMRLFTFSITYVTLLFGAMALDVLVRNGL; via the coding sequence ATGAAGACTGCGGCGCGAGCCTCATTCCGTACGCGTCTGCAGGGCTATGTGGCGCTCACCAAGCCCCGCATCATCGAACTGCTCCTCATCACCACCGTCCCCACCATGATCGTGGCCGAGGAGGGGCTCCCGTCGGTGTGGCTGATGGCGGCCACCGTCATCGGCGGCACCTTCTCCGCCGGCGGGGCCAACGCCATCAACATGTACGTCGACCGCGACATCGACGCGTTGATGAAGCGCACCGCGAAGCGCCCCCTCGTCACCGGGGTGCTCACCCCCCGGGCCGCCCTCACCTTCGCCGTCGGGCTCGAGGTGGTCGCCTTCGCCTGGCTCTGGCTGTTCGTGAACCTGCTGAGCGCGGTGCTGGCCGTGGCCGCCTGCCTGTTCTACGTGTTCGTCTACACGCTCTGGCTCAAGCGCCGCTCGACCAGCAACATCGTCATCGGCGGCGCCGCCGGCGCGGCACCGGTGCTCATCGGGTGGTCCGCCGTCACCGACTCGCTGGCGTGGCCCCCCGTGGTGCTGTTCGCCATCATCTTCTTCTGGACCCCGCCGCACTTCTGGGCCCTCGCCATCCGCTACAAGGACGACTACTCCGCCGCGGACGTGCCCATGCTGCCGTCGGTCGCCACCTTCCGGGACACCTCGATCCAGATCCTGGCCTACACGGTGCTCGTCTGGGCCCTGACGCTCGTCTTCGCGCCCGTCGCCGGCGTGGGGTGGATCTACGTCGTGTCCGCCGTCGTGCTCGGTGCGGTGTTCACCGCCCTCGCCGTGCAGCTGCTGCGCACCGGCTCGAGCGCGGTCGCCATGCGCCTGTTCACCTTCTCCATCACCTACGTGACCTTGCTGTTCGGGGCCATGGCCCTCGACGTGCTGGTTCGCAACGGCCTGTGA